A region of the Nothobranchius furzeri strain GRZ-AD chromosome 13, NfurGRZ-RIMD1, whole genome shotgun sequence genome:
CATGCATTACTTTAAGTATTCATTAAGCATAACACATGCAAACCCAATGGTGTTTTCTTACCAGGGCACAGCGAATGCTGCCATCATTTGTTGATGAAATAATTTTTCTGCGTAACCCCTGTAATGCACTGACAGACCACTAGGGGTCAATATGGGATCCAAATGTTTACCAACTGGGAACTTGGGCTCCATTAATTTCAGTGTTTCTTGgtttttcgtcttcgtcttcctccgcttatccgggtccgggtcgcgggggcagcatcccaattagggaactCCAGGCCGTtcactccccggccttgtccaccagctcctccggcaggaccccaaggcgttcccggaccagattggagatgtaacctctccaacgtgtcctgggtcgacccgggggccttctgccggcaggacatgcccgaaacacctcccaggggaggcgtccaggaggcatcctgaccagatgcccaaaccacctcaactggctcctttcgatccggaggagcagcggttctactccgagtccctcccgaatgtccgagctcctcaccctatctctaaggctgaacccggccaccctacggaggaaactcatttcggccgcttgtatccgcgatctcgttctttcggtcattacccaaagctcatgaccataggtgaggattgggacgtagatcgaccggtaaatcgagagcctggctgtttcttggtttttattttagaaaattaTTCCAAACTGTAACTGACATCTTTTCATATGGATGTTACAGGTTGCATTGGAGGAGTAATGAAAATATTTCGtgtgtgttttcatttcaatatgtAAAGGAAGTAAAAGTAACGCCTTTCAAAGTGGCGATTCTTTTCTACATCCACTGTATTTAgcacctagaaccccccaagacgctttacaatacaacagtcatttacttatttacaCGCGGGCggtgataagctacaatgtaaccacagttgccctgggacacactgacagaagccctccgaccaccaccagcagccaaggaGGTTGTGTCCTGCCCAAGAACATGACTGCGGCAGACTGAGTGGGGtgggaacctgcaaccctccagtaaCGGGGCAGGTACTTAACTCCCCTGCCATTAAAGTCTGTCATTGTGAGACAGATTCACAGACAAACATTGTTTCTCTCCTGCTCACCTTTCATGGGGGAACCTTGGAGACCTGTGGTGGGCACCACCACTCCCATCCCAGGCCCTCTGCGGTACGGGAAGTTTTCTGGGCTGTACTTTTCATTGATCACCTCCACAAAGGAACGGCCTTCCTTATCCTCTGGTGGCTCCATGGGCTCTTCGTGCTGAGCAGCTTCCCCTTCAGCTGTAGAGGTGATGATATACTGACAAGAAAAAAACTAAAATTCATTTAGAAATAAGAGTCTAGTGCTAAAATATGTCCTTTAACACCACAGAAACTGGTTAACTTGATAATTCAATTAGTTTCAAAAATGATGTCAAGAAATGTAACttgaaattaaagaaataaatTTCTCTGTAGCTCAAGGAtacacacatttttatttatgtcagaaatgacaaaaaattaaataaaaaatgctaAATTCTTGTGAGTCATTCCGGCCATTCTGTcaactttattttttaaaataacaaaTCTTTGATAGCATATTTATCGTgacatgaagaaaggactctgagTAGCATCATAAAGAGTCAGCAGAGTCCACCAGAACACTTTAAACCCACAAGTTTATTTTGACAGCATTTTCTCCACTGTGCCCATCTGTCCTCCATGCTCACTGATGCTTATGTTTTGGTGGTTTGGGTACACACTTTGGACTTGTCAGAAAATCCCGCCTCCTAGTTTGATTGACAGAAATTGGGTAGCTTTCTCTACACAGTTTATGCAAGATTAAACCTCGAAATGGGAgactgtcaataatgcgggacGTGAGTCTCAGTTTGCGGGACTTGAGAAAAGTGACGAAAATGTGGCACaaagcgggacatctggtcaccctaagAGGGGctgggtgttagtgtttacagtccaaagAAGAAGGGATCTGCACTCGAGACTCCCTCCATGGGGAGGAGCATGACATGATGACACAGCCAAGCCCCATCCGGGTTTCCGCAGCAGCTGGGCAGACCAGTAGAGGATTAGCAACTGAGACAGGATAACGCAGTTGTGAAGCCAAACCCCGTTTTGGGGTGTTTTTCAGAAAACAACAATATAACTTGGTGAAATGCTCCAAAGAGTGGATTTAGCATGATATAATTCCTTTAGAAACAGTTTATAAGACCAAACTTGACCTAACCTTTTATTtgagtcataaccaaacagatcaGTATGTTTAACGACGCTGAGCAGGCAGACCGTTGCTGTGGAATCTGCTGCAGGAATTCATCAATTATGAATCTATTTTGCTTATATAAAAAATTAAAAGATATTGTTACAATTTcatgtgcaaaaaataaaaaatactccTGTAAACTGAATGGATAAAAGCACCTCTTATATTTAGATTTAACAGTCATACCGCAAATTCAGAGTGAGGGTGTCATAGAGCTTCTTACCAgatgtgtctttttattgtgtGGCCACTGCTCACTGTCCACTGTTGTTTATGTGCTGGTGGCATGTGAGGAAAGGAGGCCTGACTTACTTCATGCGTTCTCTTATTCTATACAACACAAACATCTGCACAACCCTCACAAGCAAGATGTAACTCATTTGTTTCTATCAAATATAAATTCTTACTCCAGGGTGGCTGGTAGATGTGTGAGTGTGAGGAGAAAATAACACTACTTCCTCTTTACCCCACTGGTAAAACTGGCCTTCACGGGTCAGAAGAAGGAGGACAACCATCACATGACACTGAGGAAGAAACAAGATCAGGCTCTGTGATACTAATACACAACAAGACAGATGTAGCGCAGTAGTGATGCTCACTTAAAATCTGCACAGATGTTACCTAACAGGATTCATCAACATAATAATGTGTTATAGTGATTAAATAAACAAATGCATTTCTGCCTTTTAAATAAAGGTTTTGACATATGAAGGTCACTCTGCTGCTATATGgtaaataattatttctgattagttTAATGTATCATAAACCTAGTAAATTACAAACAGGACATACTTTTTGatgagaaaaaacaacaacaacctagTTGAATTTGTTTTCACATCACAAAAACCATAAACATCACACAACAGAGCTTTAAAATCAAACCAGCTCAGTTCAGACAGTAGCAGCTTAGTGCACCATTACCGCTGTCTCAAAACGAAGCAGCATTTAGATGATAAACGGGGCAGTGGAAGATAGAGGAGAAGACAACAGCGGAAGGCGTCCAGACCTCAGTCTGACGCCAGCAGCAGCTGCTCCATCATGGAGCCCGGAGATTACAGATGACATCCCCGTAAAACGCCTTCAGTCACCTCCAGGTGATGGCAGTCCACGCAGACTACATATGACACGCTGAAATCATATCATGCGACATTTAAACGTACCTGTAGTGCCCACGGTTTTCCTGTTATTGATGAAAAGGGACAAATATTCCCATTCTTTTCTTCTTCCTCTGTCGGCGTTTTGCTGGCCGGTTAACCAACAGCTTCATCGCGCACTACCGCCACCAAGCGGTCAGGCTTACGAAACGACAGAGACAAAATGCGACTAATACTTGTAAAAAATGTGTTAATTCAAATCTAAATGAATACAAATAATTCTGTACAAATTTAATGtattaactgtaaaaataaacatattttaattcATAATGATGAAAGCTAAGCTTATTTAATGATTTAAGTCTGTGTTGCGATCAAATAAAATTTGCTTAATTTTTACTGTAAATTGTACAGTTTTTAACTGATTACAGATACTCTGAATACATAATGAAATTAGGATGTACTCTACCTTTATAGTGAAATAAAACTTTCAATCAAACAAAAAGTCTTCACGGAATAACCGAATCATAAGTTCTCAAGAGACATTAAGTCTTGAAAACTGCTATTTGAATTCACTCTGTTGAATATTGAAATTTGTTTGTAGATGTGAAGCATTTGAGTGACCAAAAGCAAAAATTAAGTGATTTGCATGGAATGGTTGTCCtttttcacagctctgctgttttaCCAAATTGTCATTTGAATTCCAACCAAAAAATGGCTTTTTCCCATTACACAAAAATTTGTCATTTTAAGTCTTATACACTAAGCTGACTTGCACATGTGTCAATTAATAATCTTTGATCAATAAATagtatgtaaaaataatataataaaatttTCAAATGATATTGTGAAGAAAGGAGGTGGAAAAATATGTACAATGGGTCATTTAGATACATTTATTGTAGTTAACTGGTTTATCTTACAATTTACATTCACAACAGTTCAAATTTGCATCTGAGGAAAATactgacattatttataaatttgtaCTGAGTGTAAGTTGCTCCATATGCTGCAGAACATTTTAGGGCAGTAGAAATGCAGTAAAACTTCAGGTTAAAATTGCCTGTTGTTTCAAATTTCATTCAACATTccattttcatttaaaaacataCCATAGTTCTTGTGAAACAGTTATTGGTCATAGTTACAGCGGTCATGGGTATTCCAACCAGGGTAATTATGAGACAACAAGCAGGCCACTTGCACTGCCATCATCATGGTGGTCGTGGCTGCCTTTATGGTCATGATTGTGCTGGTCATACATCACATGGTCCTGTTTATGATGTTTGTAATGTTTATGACTGTGTTGTTGTTCATGGTCAAGTTCACGGTCATGGTCCTGTTCATCGTAATGGTCTTGATCATGATGTTTGTGGAAGTGCTGGTGGTAATGTTCGTGGTAAGGCTCATATTCATGGTCAtagtcttgatcatggtccttgtcctGATGGCTGTGATGTTCATGTTCATATTCATCGTCATGGTCTTGATCATGGTCTTTGCCATGATGTTTGTGGCTGTGTTGTTGGTCGTGGTTTTGATCATGGTCTTTGTGGTGATGTTTGTGATGCTTATGGCCATGTTGTTGGTCATGTCCGTGGTCATGGCTATGGTCATGATCTTGCTCATGATGTTTGTGATGTTTAcggctgtgctgttggtcatggtcatgatCTTGATcacggtccttgtcatgatgtttgtggctGTGCTGTAGGTTTGTCATGTTTGTGATCATTGTCATggtcgtgatcttgatcatggtccttgtcatgatgattgtgtctgtgctgttggccaTGGTCTTTGTCTTGTTCGTGGTCATGGTCgtggtcttgatcatggtccttgtcatgatgtttgtggctgtgctgttggtcatagtCTTGGTCTTGATCATGGTCATGGTTGTGGTCTTGATCattgtccttgtcatgatgtttgttcctctgctgttggtcatggtcatgttcgtgaGCATGGTcttgatcttgatcatggtccttgtcatgatatctgtgtctgtgctgtttgcgTCTGTGCTGCTTGTATCTGTggtgttggtcatggtcttggtcttgaTCATGGTCGTTGTCGTGGTCTTGATCATGGTCGTTGTCgtggtcttgatcatggtccttgtgaTGATGTTTATGGCTGTGCTGTTGATCACGGTCATGTTCGTGATCATggtcgtgatcttgatcatggcccttgtcatgatgtttgtgtctgtgctgtaggtcatggtcttggtcttgcTTGTCATCATGGTCgtggtcttgatcatggtccttgtcgtattgtttgtgtttgtgcgtcttgtgtctgtgctgttgttcATGGTcttgatcttgatcatggtccttgtcatgatgtttgtgtctgtgctgttggtcatggtcatggtcgtgatcttgatcatggtccttgttaTGTTTGTGTAAatgctgtttgtgtctgtgctgcttgtgtctgtggtgttggtcatggtcttggtcttgttcgtggtcatggtcatgttcctgatcatggtcgtgatcttgatcatggtccttgtcatgatgtttgtgtctgtgctgcttgtgtctgtcttgttggtcatggtcttggtcatggtcatggtcatgttcgtgatcatggtcgtggtcttgatcatggtcattgtcatgatgtttgtgtctgtgctgttggtcatgatcTTGGTCTTGTTTGTGATCATGGTCGTGATCTTGATCATAGTCCTTGAcatgatgtttgtgtttgtgctgcttgtgtctatgctgttggtcatggttttGGTCATGGTAATGTTCGTGATCATGGTTGTGATCTTGAtgatggtccttgtcatgatgtttgtgtctgtgctgtttgtggctgtgctgttggtcatagtCTTGGTCTTGTTCGTGGTCATGGTCGTGGTTTTGATCATTGTCCTTATCATGATGTTTGTTGctctgctgttggtcatggtcatgttcatGACCATGGTCATGATCTTGATCATAGTCCTTGCaatgatgtttgtgtttgtgctgttGATCATGGTTTTTTTCTTGTTCGTCGTCATGGTCgtggtcttgatcatggtccttgtcatgatgtttgcgtTTGTGCtggttgtgtctgtgctgtttgcatctatgctacttctgtctgtgctgttggtcatggttttggtcttgatcgtggtcatggtcttgatcatggtcctggtcatgatgtttgtggctgtgctgttggtcatggtcgtgCTTGTTATGATTGTCATggtcgtgatcttgatcatggtccttgtcataatgtttgtgtctgtgctgttggtcatggtcttgattTTGATCATTGTCCTTgttatgtttgtgtctgtgttgtttgtcatggtcttggtcatggtctTGTTCATTGTCTTGATCGTGCTCATGGTCGTTGTCCTGTTCATGGTCTTGAtcttggtcatggtcttggtcttgttcatgatcttgatcatggtcttgatcgtggtcatggtcatggtcttgTTCAAGGTCATGATCTTGGTCTTGATCGTGCTCATGGTCGTTGTCCTGTTCATGGTCTTGAtcttggtcatggtcttggtcttgttcATGGTCTTGATCGTGCTCATGGTCGTGGTCTTGTTCATGGTCTTGAtcgtggtcatggtcttggtcttgttcATGGTCTTCATCGTGGTCATGGTCGTGGTCTTGATCGTGGTCTTGATCATGGTCATGGGGTCTTGATCTTGGCCACGGCCGTGGTCGTGGTCTTGTTCATGGTCTTGTTCATTGTCCTGATTGTGGTCATGGTTTTGGTCTTGTTCATCGCCTTGAtcgtggtcatggtcttggtcttgttcATGGTCTTGATTGTGGTCTTGATCCTGGTCATGATCGTGGTCTTGTTCATGGTCTTGATCGTGGCCTTGATCGTGGTCATGATTTTGGTCTCGCTCATCATCTTGAtcgtggtcatggtcttggtcttgttcATGGTCTTGATCGTGGTTATGGTCTTGGTCTTGTTCATGGTCTTGATCGTGGTCTTGACCGTGATCATGGTCGTGGTCTTGTTCATGGTCTTGATTGTGGTCTTGATCATGCTCATGGTCAAGGTCCTGTCCATGGTCTTCATCGTGGTCATGGTCTTGATCGTGGTCATGGTCGTGGTCCTGTTCATTGTCTTGATCGTGGTCTTGATCATGGTCATGGTCTTGTTCATGGTCTTGAtcgtggtcatggtcttggtcgtGGTCcttttcatgatgtttgtgtctgtgctgtttgtgtctgtacttttggtcatggtcttggtcatggtcatgttcgtggtcatggtcgtggtcttgaccgtggtccttgtcatgatgtttgtgtctgtgctgtttgtgtctgtgcttttGGTCATGGTCTTTGTCTTGTtcgtggtcatggtcttggtcttgatcatggtccttgtcatgatgtttgtctctgtgctgtttgtgtctgtgctgcttgtgtctgtgctgttggtcatggtcttggtcatggtcatggtcatgttcgtggtcatggtcgtggtcttgaccatggtccttgtcatgatgtttgtgtctgtgctgttggtcatggtctttgCTTGATCCTGGTTATTGTCgtggtcttgatcatggtccttgtcatgatgtttgtctctgtgctgtttgtgtctgtgctgcttgtttctgtgctgttggtcatggtcctgTTCGTGATCACGGTTGTGATTTTGATCAGGGTCCTtgccatgatgtttgtgtctgtgatgtttgtgactgtgctgcttgtgtctgtgctgttggtcatggtcaagGTCATGTTCGTGATAATggtcgtgatcttgatcatggtccttgtcatgatatttgtgtctgtgctgtttgtgtctgtactgcttgtgtctgtgctgttggtcatggtcttggccatggtcatgttcgtgatcatggtcgtgatcttgatcatggtccttgtcatgatgtttgtgtctgtgctgtttgtgtctgtgctgcttgtgtctgtgctgttggtcatggtcatggtcatgttcgtgatcatggtcttgatcttgatcatggtccttgtcatgatgtttgtgtctctgctgttggtcatgg
Encoded here:
- the LOC139062432 gene encoding uncharacterized protein, with the translated sequence MTMTTNKTKTMTNTTDTSSTDTNSIYTNITRTMIKITTMTMTNSTDTNIMTRTMIKIKTMNNSTDTRRTNTNNTTRTMIKTTTMMTSKTKTMTYSTDTNIMTRAMIKITTMITNMTVINSTAINIITRTMIKTTTTTMIKTTTTTMIKTKTMTNTTDTSSTDANSTDTDIMTRTMIKIKTMLTNMTMTNSRGTNIMTRTMIKTTTMTMIKTKTMTNSTATNIMTRTMIKTTTMTTNKTKTMANSTDTIIMTRTMIKITTMTMITNMTNLHTAVNITNIMSKIMTIAMTTDMTNNMAISITNITTKTMIKTTTNNTATNIMAKTMIKTMTMNMNMNITAIRTRTMIKTMTMNMSLTTNITTSTSTNIMIKTITMNRTMTVNLTMNNNTVINITNIINRTM
- the LOC139062434 gene encoding uncharacterized protein, with product MIKTKTMTTNKTKTMTKSTDTNSTDTNIMTRTTVKTTTMTTNMTMTKTMTKSTDTNSTDTNIMKRTTTKTMTTIKTMNKTMTMIKTTIKTMNRTTTMTTIKTMTTMKTMDRTLTMSMIKTTIKTMNKTTTMITVKTTIKTMNKTKTITTIKTMNKTKTMTTIKMMSETKIMTTIKATIKTMNKTTIMTRIKTTIKTMNKTKTMTTIKAMNKTKTMTTIRTMNKTMNKTTTTAVAKIKTP
- the LOC139062433 gene encoding uncharacterized protein, with amino-acid sequence MTMIKTTIKTTTMTTMKTMNKTKTMTTIKTMNKTTTMSTIKTMNKTKTMTKIKTMNRTTTMSTIKTKIMTLNKTMTMTTIKTMIKIMNKTKTMTKIKTMNRTTTMSTIKTMNKTMTKTMTNNTDTNITRTMIKIKTMTNSTDTNIMTRTMIKITTMTIITSTTMTNSTATNIMTRTMIKTMTTIKTKTMTNSTDRSSIDANSTDTTSTNANIMTRTMIKTTTMTTNKKKTMINSTNTNIIARTMIKIMTMVMNMTMTNSRATNIMIRTMIKTTTMTTNKTKTMTNSTATNSTDTNIMTRTIIKITTMITNITMTKTMTNSIDTSSTNTNIIPRP